From the genome of bacterium:
GGAGTAAATTCGAGGACCTCTGGAGGGGCCTCCATCACGCCGCTGGTGCTACTGCTCTCGATCCCGCCACTGGCGGGACTCGGGGCAGGCGGGACAGGTGCGGGCGCGGGGCTGAGAGAGGGGGCTGGCTCCACTGCCAGAAAATCCGGTGAGGTCGTCTCCCCTGCGATAGCAGGTTGATCCCCGGCAGGTTCAGGAACTACGAAGGACACCTCCTGGGAATCAACTGCGGAAGCAGCCTGGGGCGGTTCCATTTCGAAAGTCACCTCTTCTACCGCATCGTCCAGAAAGTCAGCGACAGGAACCTCTTCAACACCCCCGGTCTCGAAACCGAAGAAATCCTTCTCCATGTTCTCAACACGGCTTCTCTCCATCATTTCCGGCACCTGAAGGGGGACAGGAGGCACTGATAGCTGTGGTTCAACCTGGGGTACCGTCTCACTCTCAACCGCCTCAGGAATTTGAAAAGTTTCAGGAGGTGCTGCAGCTGGAGGCTTAAACTCCGATGGTGGAGATTCAGGCCGGCCGATACCGACATCGAAACTTCCCACGTCTACAACACCTGTATCTTCGATCGGACCGAACCCGGGTGCCGGAGCACCGGTCTCCATGCCCGCCTCATCGTCTCCCGTATCACTGAGGATGTCCCATATATCCGGTTCTGCCGCCTCGACGACCCTGGGTGGCGCAGGTGCTTCCGGTACTGCTTGCGGTACTGGATCAGGTACTGCCTCAGCGACCGTTCCCGGATCATTGGCAGCAGCCGCGATATCTGCTGCGGGGATCGCAGATAAAGAAGCAGGGGGCGTGTCCACGATGAGGGTTTTCACCTTTTCAATGAGTTCGCCAGATTCAAAAGGCTTTGTAATAAAATCGTTCGCTCCCGCCGATTTCGCCTCTTCCTCATCAAAAGCTTCGAAGGTACCGGCAAGGAGCAGAACTGGAACCGAGCTTGTCTCCGCTAGTTGCTTGACAGCCCTGCAAAGCTCATAACCGTTCATCTGGGGCATGATGACATCAGCGAGAACAATGTCCGGTTTCCAGCTTTTGACAAGCTCAAGAGCCTCTGCGCCGGTTCCCACCGACTGAACCTCAAACGGCTCGTCTGCGAAGGTCAATGCAATAACCTTCTGGATCGTTACACTGTCGTCAGCAACAAGGATCCTTTTCATTTTCTTTCCTCCCCCCCTAACCGTTCACCGCAACACCTCGGGGGTAAAAGGTGTCATTGATGTCAGATTGAAAATATTTACAGTTCGGTTGCCTGTTGGCAATTTTCCCTAATCTATCATGTTTCATGCATGATTCAGACACAGGTTCATGAACGGACCCCGGATCAGAAAAGCAGATCCATTTCCAGAAGGATCATCTCACCCCCTGTTTTTTTCAACACACCTGCAATAGCATCACTGGTAAGCGAAGACTCGCCCT
Proteins encoded in this window:
- a CDS encoding response regulator, translated to MKRILVADDSVTIQKVIALTFADEPFEVQSVGTGAEALELVKSWKPDIVLADVIMPQMNGYELCRAVKQLAETSSVPVLLLAGTFEAFDEEEAKSAGANDFITKPFESGELIEKVKTLIVDTPPASLSAIPAADIAAAANDPGTVAEAVPDPVPQAVPEAPAPPRVVEAAEPDIWDILSDTGDDEAGMETGAPAPGFGPIEDTGVVDVGSFDVGIGRPESPPSEFKPPAAAPPETFQIPEAVESETVPQVEPQLSVPPVPLQVPEMMERSRVENMEKDFFGFETGGVEEVPVADFLDDAVEEVTFEMEPPQAASAVDSQEVSFVVPEPAGDQPAIAGETTSPDFLAVEPAPSLSPAPAPVPPAPSPASGGIESSSTSGVMEAPPEVLEFTPDPIPGPEAAPPVNITAQPEPEPPFELAVDLTPELPEEFFTEPNAEPVVESPVETIPEPVMDVPVVPVPVPSISEPRVVAPSPTGGAVPDDATIRKIVEDKVEKIVWEVVPEMAEVLIREVIQKIKDGS